A genomic window from Pocillopora verrucosa isolate sample1 chromosome 7, ASM3666991v2, whole genome shotgun sequence includes:
- the LOC131792391 gene encoding uncharacterized protein, with translation MVYSSAYRRAYRKPLWDDYGKEEFISKLQYRSDRRSIEHRHQPWRWDSESEEEDIEEIPAHDGSYDGGRRQFHPDEKKADEKPPKNAWEEEKDFKENDHAERALPLPERLKFDEAEKEEKPKYTRSAEDARLNERESRGGRDHRRKHHRSSGDEKKQRSHSNSPEKDPISRDRRKKAPFLPYGMANEGPVDMWKTHNVLASQPEVYPAALRAQKRRQQEIKKKAQLREEAVKKKETPAHFDVDVAFPKTWWMTEYQRNFCKEEDVKRHFLR, from the exons ATGGTGTACAGTTCAGCCTACAGACGGGCCTATAGAAAACCTCTGTGGGATGATTATGGTAAGGAAGAATTTATTAGTAAGTTGCAGTATAGGTCAGATCGAAGGTCAATAGAACATCGCCATCAGCCTTGGAGATGGGACAGCGAAAGTGAAGAAGAAGATATTGAAGAGATTCCGGCACACGATGGCAGTTATGATGGGGGACGCCGTCAGTTTCATCCAGACGAGAAAAAAGCTGATGAAAAACCGCCAAAGAACGCATGGGAAGAGGAGAAAGATTTCAAAGAGAACGATCATGCTGAAAGAGCCTTACCTTTGCCCGAAAGACTTAAGTTTGACGAAgcagagaaagaagaaaaaccaaaatatacGCGTTCTGCGGAGGACGCGAGACTAAACGAACGTGAGTCTCGCGGTGGCAGAGATCACAGGCGTAAACATCACAGATCGTCGGGAGATGAAAAGAAACAGCGATCACACTCGAATTCACCGGAAAAGGATCCAATCTCTAGGGATAGAAGAAAGAAAGCGCCCTTTCTCCCTTATGGAATGGCTAACGAAGGACCTGTAGACATGTGGAAAACTCATAATGTGCTGGCTTCACAGCCCGAG GTGTATCCTGCTGCTCTTCGTGCACAGAAAAGAAGACAACAAGAGAttaaaaagaaagctcaactgCGAGAAGAAGCAgtaaaaaagaaggaaacacCAGCACATTTTGATGTGGATGTTGCATTTCCAAAAACCTGGTGGATGACAGAGTATCAGAGAAACTTTTGTAAAGAGGAAGATGTCAAGAGACACTTTTTGAGATAA
- the LOC131792401 gene encoding uncharacterized skeletal organic matrix protein 5-like has product MKVWLVAAVISSIAGSLVAVKDQCEKDSSSSCCSGGDFSPVNPFSTLGKKLDELLDLIRAQVLQCGGGRALETTPKSCKEVVDNGRSDGNKAYTLDVGGKKMPVFCQVTPLEGCGGGGWTMVMKIDGTKKHFTYDSALWTDLITFNTHGGETGFDAHETKLSTYWKTPFSKICVGMKVGNNPVKFQVIDQQATSLHSLIADGEYRATSLGRDAWKDLIGPHASLQHNCNKEGFNAEADRDDFSKARIGITSNNENDCITNDSRIGFGTAGYPDENQSCGNVARHGGDNGDKTTPAMGYILVQ; this is encoded by the exons ATGAAGGTTTGGTTAGTCGCAGCTGTGATATCTTCCATAGCTGGGTCTCTTGTTGCTGTTAAAGATCAATGCGAAAAGGACAGCTCGTCAAGTTGTTGTTCAGGAGGCGACTTTAGTCCTGTCAATCCTTTCAGCACGCTGGGTAAAAAGCTGGATGAGTTGCTGGATTTGATACGAGCACAAGTTCTTCAATGTGGTGGAG GTCGTGCACTAGAGACTACGCCCAAGTCGTGCAAGGAAGTTGTGGACAATGGAAG ATCCGATGGAAACAAAGCCTACACACTGGATGTTGGAGGCAAAAAGATGCCCGTTTTCTGTCAGGTGACTCCACTTGAAGGCTGCGGAGGAGGTGGATGGACGATGGTCATGAAAATAGACGGAACAAAG aAACACTTCACTTATGATTCTGCCCTGTGGACCGACCTGATAACGTTTAACACTCATGGCGGGGAGACTGGGTTTGACGCACACGAAACAAAGTTATCGACCTACTGGAAAACACCCTTCTCTAAGATCTGTGTTGGGATGAAGGTTGGAAATAATCCAGTCAAATTCCAGGTCATCGACCAACAAGCTACCTCTCTCcactcactgatcgctgatggcGAATATCGGGCCACCTCATTGGGACGAGACGCGTGGAAGGATCTGATCGGCCCCCACGCCTCCTTACAGCATAACTGTAACAAAGAAGGGTTCAATGCTGAAGCCGACCGAGATGACTTTTCAAAGGCAAGAATTGGTATCACTAGTAATAACGAGAATGATTGCATCACTAATGATTCTAGGATTGGATTTGGTACTGCAGGGTATCCTGACGAAAACCAGTCGTGTGGGAACGTAGCGCGACATGGTGGTGACAATGGAGACAAGACCACCCCGGCCATGGGATACATCTTGGTTCAGTAA